A genomic region of Polynucleobacter necessarius contains the following coding sequences:
- the lpdA gene encoding dihydrolipoyl dehydrogenase → MSQAFDVVVIGGGPGGYIAAIRAAQLGFKVACAESSSYDDPKGEPRLGGTCLNVGCIPSKALLASSEKFEKINHHAADHGIKVGSVSIDSKKMIARKDDIVTKMTGGIQYLFHKNKITLIKGHASFEGKGADGYQIKIDGKDKTTVTGKNVIIATGSKARHLPGIAVDNVLICDNEGALKFDSAPKKLGVIGAGVIGLELGSVWRRLGAEVTVLEAMPSFLGACDVSIAKEAQKLFAKQGLSINTGVKIGDVKADKKGVVVNYTDSAGKAAKLECERLIVSVGRVPNTDKLGLDKIGLKVDERGFIPIDDHTCATAAPGVYAVGDVVRGPMLAHKAEDEGVLAAEVIAGQKPHIDYNCIPWVIYTDPEIAWVGKTEQALKEAGVAYKAGQFPFAANGRALGMGRADGFIKVLADAKTDEILGVHIIGANASDLIAEAAVAMEFKAAAEDIARICHAHPSLSEVMREAALATDSRALNM, encoded by the coding sequence ATGAGCCAAGCTTTTGACGTAGTTGTAATTGGTGGTGGCCCTGGTGGCTACATCGCCGCTATTCGTGCAGCGCAACTCGGCTTTAAGGTTGCCTGTGCTGAATCTAGTTCCTATGACGATCCTAAAGGTGAGCCACGCTTAGGTGGTACTTGCTTAAACGTAGGTTGTATTCCTTCCAAAGCTTTGTTGGCATCTTCAGAAAAATTCGAGAAGATCAACCATCATGCTGCTGATCACGGAATTAAAGTGGGTTCAGTAAGCATCGACTCTAAGAAGATGATTGCCCGCAAAGATGACATCGTTACCAAGATGACTGGTGGTATTCAGTATTTGTTCCACAAGAACAAAATCACTTTGATAAAAGGTCATGCTTCATTTGAAGGCAAGGGTGCTGACGGCTATCAAATCAAAATTGATGGAAAAGACAAAACTACAGTAACCGGCAAGAATGTAATTATTGCAACTGGTTCTAAAGCACGTCACCTTCCTGGTATTGCTGTTGATAATGTATTGATTTGCGATAACGAAGGCGCGCTTAAATTTGATTCCGCTCCTAAGAAATTAGGTGTAATCGGTGCCGGCGTAATCGGCTTGGAATTGGGTTCTGTATGGCGTCGTCTTGGCGCCGAAGTGACAGTTCTTGAAGCAATGCCCTCTTTCTTGGGTGCCTGTGATGTCAGTATCGCTAAAGAAGCTCAAAAGTTATTTGCTAAGCAAGGTTTGAGCATCAATACCGGCGTCAAAATTGGCGACGTTAAAGCGGACAAGAAGGGTGTAGTGGTTAACTACACTGATAGCGCTGGTAAAGCCGCTAAGTTGGAATGCGAGCGCTTAATTGTTTCTGTTGGTCGCGTACCAAACACCGACAAATTAGGTCTAGACAAGATTGGCCTCAAAGTGGATGAGCGTGGCTTCATTCCAATCGATGACCATACTTGTGCAACCGCAGCGCCTGGCGTTTACGCCGTAGGTGACGTAGTGCGCGGACCAATGTTGGCACATAAAGCAGAGGATGAGGGTGTTTTGGCTGCTGAAGTGATTGCGGGTCAAAAACCACACATTGATTACAACTGTATTCCTTGGGTTATCTACACGGATCCTGAGATTGCATGGGTTGGCAAAACAGAACAAGCGCTCAAAGAAGCTGGTGTTGCTTATAAAGCAGGTCAGTTCCCATTTGCTGCTAACGGCCGTGCATTAGGCATGGGTCGTGCTGATGGTTTCATCAAGGTATTGGCTGATGCGAAGACAGATGAGATTCTCGGCGTACACATCATCGGTGCAAATGCCTCAGACCTGATTGCTGAAGCGGCAGTTGCAATGGAATTCAAAGCAGCAGCAGAAGATATTGCTCGCATCTGTCATGCACATCCAAGTTTGTCTGAAGTGATGCGCGAAGCAGCGTTAGCGACAGACTCACGTGCATTAAATATGTAA
- the zapE gene encoding cell division protein ZapE yields the protein MKTIEFYQQELKARGYQSDPAQLRAVERLQQCEDEWIAYKDIRSSNLKKKIFKPTLPRGLYLWGGAGRGKSFLMDCFYAASPLEKKVRIHFHEFMREVHRELHELSGLSDPLDELSKRIAKRYRLICFDEFHINDIADAMILYRLLSALFADRVQFVMTSNYRPDQLYPNGLHRDRLLPAIKLLEEKLDVLNVDAGNDYRRVQMAQVEAYLTPLNEKTDTRLLEMFTNLIGNQQEVFNPVLSIESRELKSLHMGDGVVWFDFQTLCCGPRSQNDYLEIANQFHTVILSGVPYMPPRMTNEARRFIWLIDVLYDHKIKLIISAEVPAPDLYTEGQITAEFSRTVSRLIEMQSRDYLDAPRRVIDTSLT from the coding sequence TTGAAAACCATTGAGTTTTACCAACAAGAGTTAAAAGCGCGCGGGTATCAAAGTGATCCCGCGCAGCTTCGCGCTGTAGAGCGTTTACAGCAGTGCGAAGATGAATGGATTGCCTACAAAGATATTCGCAGTAGCAATCTCAAGAAAAAAATATTCAAGCCGACTTTACCCAGGGGTTTATATCTCTGGGGTGGGGCGGGTCGCGGAAAATCCTTTTTGATGGACTGCTTTTATGCGGCTTCACCACTAGAAAAGAAGGTTCGCATCCATTTTCATGAATTCATGCGTGAAGTTCATCGTGAGTTGCATGAGCTCTCAGGCCTATCGGATCCTTTGGATGAGCTTTCTAAGCGAATTGCAAAACGTTATCGTTTGATTTGCTTTGATGAGTTTCATATTAATGACATCGCTGATGCCATGATTTTGTATCGCTTACTAAGCGCTCTATTTGCTGATCGTGTGCAGTTTGTGATGACGTCGAACTATCGACCCGATCAACTTTATCCAAATGGCTTACACCGCGATCGATTGTTGCCGGCAATTAAGCTGTTGGAAGAAAAGCTCGATGTATTAAACGTGGATGCGGGCAATGATTACCGCCGCGTGCAGATGGCGCAAGTAGAGGCGTATTTAACGCCGCTCAATGAGAAAACCGATACACGCCTATTGGAGATGTTTACTAATCTGATTGGCAATCAACAGGAAGTATTCAACCCAGTTCTGAGTATTGAGTCGCGCGAGCTCAAGTCATTGCATATGGGTGATGGTGTAGTGTGGTTTGACTTCCAAACGCTCTGTTGCGGTCCACGCTCCCAAAATGACTACCTAGAAATTGCCAATCAGTTTCATACGGTGATTCTTTCTGGGGTTCCTTACATGCCTCCGAGAATGACCAATGAAGCCCGTCGTTTTATTTGGCTAATTGACGTCTTATACGACCATAAGATTAAGTTAATTATCTCCGCTGAGGTCCCAGCCCCGGATTTGTACACGGAAGGTCAAATTACCGCAGAATTCTCAAGAACGGTGTCCCGTTTGATCGAGATGCAGTCTCGTGACTACCTAGATGCTCCGCGCCGGGTAATTGACACCAGCTTGACCTAA
- a CDS encoding 3',5'-nucleoside bisphosphate phosphatase: MSSFSPLNADLHCHSVISDGTLTPEELAERAKANGVHLWALTDHDELGGQQRAREAASALKIDYLAGVEISVTWMGQTIHIVGLGIDAEHLGIIEGLRRTRDGRGNRAKLMAEQLLKAGIPGAYEGALHFAGNHELISRTHFARFLVEQGVCKDTEHVFKNYLIEDKPGYVPHQWATLDEAVAWIKAAGGVAVIAHPGRYKLNAMQMDALFKHFKDIGGLAIEVITGSHSPHQYQTYGKIAQQYGFLASRGSDFHDPNESHIDLGNLPHLPDHLTPVWSAFH, translated from the coding sequence ATGAGCAGCTTTTCACCCCTTAATGCCGATTTGCATTGCCACTCAGTGATTTCTGACGGCACGCTGACGCCTGAAGAGTTGGCGGAAAGAGCTAAGGCCAATGGCGTTCATTTGTGGGCGCTGACAGATCATGATGAGCTCGGTGGTCAGCAACGTGCGCGTGAAGCGGCGAGTGCTTTAAAGATTGACTACCTCGCTGGTGTAGAAATCTCCGTAACCTGGATGGGGCAAACTATTCACATCGTTGGCTTAGGTATTGATGCCGAGCACCTTGGAATTATTGAAGGCTTGCGTCGTACCCGTGATGGTCGCGGTAATCGCGCCAAACTCATGGCCGAGCAATTACTCAAAGCGGGAATTCCCGGCGCTTATGAAGGCGCTCTGCATTTTGCGGGTAATCATGAATTAATTTCGAGAACGCACTTTGCGCGCTTTTTAGTGGAGCAGGGTGTTTGCAAAGATACAGAGCACGTATTTAAAAATTATTTGATTGAAGATAAGCCAGGTTATGTACCACACCAGTGGGCGACTTTGGATGAGGCAGTAGCTTGGATTAAAGCGGCTGGCGGCGTTGCAGTCATTGCCCACCCTGGACGCTATAAGCTCAACGCTATGCAGATGGATGCGCTCTTTAAGCATTTCAAAGATATCGGTGGATTGGCTATTGAAGTGATCACCGGAAGCCATAGCCCTCATCAGTACCAAACTTATGGCAAGATAGCCCAGCAATATGGATTTTTAGCTTCTCGTGGGTCAGATTTTCACGATCCCAATGAAAGCCATATTGATCTTGGAAATTTGCCGCATTTGCCTGACCACCTCACACCGGTGTGGTCTGCATTTCATTAA
- a CDS encoding tryptophan--tRNA ligase, which produces MFAERVLSGMRPTGNLHLGHYHGALKNWVRLQSEYPCFFFVADWHALTTHYETPDVIEQSVWDMVIDWLATGVDPNQATLFIQSKVPEHAELFLLLSMGTPLGWLERVPTYKDQIEKLKEKDLQTYGFLGYPLLQAADILTYRAQYVPVGEDQVPHVEMTREVARRFNYLYGREPGFEEKALEAVKKLGSKRAKMYAELRVAFQERGDDEALEQAKALLQEAQSLSMADRERLFGFLEGARKIILPEPQALLTTASRMPGIDGQKMSKSYGNTISIRENPEDVIKKIRTMPTDPARVRRTDAGDPARCPVWQLHTVYSNEETKQWVDKGCKSAGIGCLECKQPVIDAILAEQQPMFERAQKHLDDPSLLRSIIADGCDKARKVAQETMREVRESMGLAYD; this is translated from the coding sequence ATGTTTGCTGAACGTGTTCTCTCTGGCATGCGACCTACGGGTAATTTGCACCTTGGCCATTACCATGGGGCCCTAAAGAATTGGGTACGTCTGCAGTCCGAGTATCCATGCTTCTTTTTTGTCGCCGATTGGCACGCGTTAACTACGCACTACGAAACACCAGATGTGATCGAGCAATCTGTTTGGGATATGGTGATTGACTGGTTGGCTACTGGCGTAGATCCAAACCAAGCCACTTTGTTTATTCAAAGCAAGGTTCCTGAGCATGCTGAACTCTTTTTATTGCTATCCATGGGAACCCCATTGGGCTGGCTCGAGCGCGTTCCGACCTATAAAGATCAGATTGAGAAGCTCAAAGAAAAAGACCTTCAAACCTATGGCTTTTTAGGTTATCCATTGCTGCAGGCTGCAGATATTTTGACTTATCGCGCGCAGTATGTGCCGGTAGGTGAAGACCAAGTGCCGCACGTAGAGATGACGCGTGAAGTTGCGCGCCGCTTTAACTATCTATATGGACGTGAGCCAGGCTTTGAAGAAAAAGCATTGGAAGCGGTGAAGAAATTGGGTAGTAAACGCGCCAAGATGTATGCAGAGTTACGTGTTGCCTTTCAAGAGCGCGGTGATGATGAGGCTCTTGAGCAAGCCAAGGCTTTATTGCAAGAGGCGCAAAGCCTATCAATGGCTGATCGCGAAAGACTCTTTGGATTCTTAGAGGGCGCACGCAAAATTATTCTGCCAGAACCTCAAGCATTGCTCACAACGGCATCACGTATGCCGGGCATTGATGGTCAGAAGATGTCTAAGTCCTATGGCAATACGATTAGCATTCGCGAAAATCCTGAAGATGTGATTAAGAAGATTCGCACCATGCCAACGGATCCTGCGCGCGTTCGCAGAACAGATGCAGGCGATCCTGCGCGTTGTCCTGTATGGCAATTGCACACGGTTTACTCCAATGAAGAAACTAAACAATGGGTGGACAAGGGCTGTAAATCTGCCGGTATTGGCTGTTTGGAATGCAAGCAGCCTGTGATCGACGCCATTCTTGCAGAGCAGCAACCGATGTTTGAGCGCGCTCAAAAGCATTTGGATGATCCGAGCTTATTGCGCTCCATCATTGCCGATGGTTGCGATAAGGCGCGCAAGGTTGCTCAAGAAACCATGCGCGAGGTCCGTGAGTCAATGGGCCTTGCATACGATTAA
- a CDS encoding methyltransferase domain-containing protein, with amino-acid sequence MSQWALHTIKAASLTTLHEVTLNPSSWVRHFAPAIPKGGTVIDLACGSGRHSRLLAELGYSVLAVDQDVSNISLLQNPSITAKTLDLELEVWPLNDLEVAGIVVTNYLYRPHLDQLPKMLQKGGVLIYETFAQGNGDFGKPSNPNFLLNPGELLAFSALHGLKVVAYEDIFT; translated from the coding sequence GTGAGTCAATGGGCCTTGCATACGATTAAGGCTGCAAGTTTGACTACGCTGCATGAGGTAACTCTCAACCCATCGTCTTGGGTGCGACATTTTGCTCCCGCCATTCCCAAAGGCGGTACAGTGATAGATCTTGCATGTGGATCTGGTCGCCATTCACGCCTATTAGCAGAGCTTGGTTATAGCGTCTTGGCTGTTGATCAGGATGTATCGAATATCAGCTTGCTACAGAATCCATCGATTACAGCTAAAACCCTAGATCTTGAGCTCGAAGTTTGGCCCCTGAATGATCTGGAGGTGGCTGGCATAGTGGTGACCAATTACCTCTATCGTCCCCACCTCGATCAATTGCCAAAAATGCTGCAAAAAGGAGGGGTCTTGATCTATGAAACCTTTGCCCAGGGAAATGGCGATTTTGGGAAGCCATCGAACCCTAATTTCCTCTTAAATCCAGGGGAATTGCTTGCTTTTTCAGCTCTGCACGGCCTTAAAGTGGTGGCTTATGAAGATATTTTTACGTAG
- the dapA gene encoding 4-hydroxy-tetrahydrodipicolinate synthase, whose protein sequence is MPAIVTPMLEDGSLDYASLRSLLDWHVAEGTDGIVIVGTSGESPTVSVEEHCELIRVTVEQVAGRIPVIAGTGGNSTQEAIELTKYAKSVGADASLQVVPYYNKPTQEGMYAHFKKIAESVDLPVILYNVPGRTVADMAGDTVVRLAGVPGIIGIKDATGSLERGTLLINDLKRAGHSDFSVFSGDDLTAAMLMLMGGKGNISVTANVAPRLMHELCVAAMSDDVKRTREIQYQLIAVHKAMFTEANPIPVKWALHEMGKIASGIRLPLTPLSSSLRELLKAALKQANLI, encoded by the coding sequence ATGCCTGCGATCGTAACTCCAATGTTAGAAGACGGTAGCTTGGATTACGCTAGTTTGCGTTCTTTATTGGATTGGCATGTTGCAGAGGGTACCGACGGCATTGTGATCGTAGGAACAAGTGGCGAGTCCCCAACGGTTTCTGTTGAAGAGCATTGTGAGCTTATTCGCGTAACGGTTGAACAGGTTGCAGGCCGGATTCCGGTGATTGCCGGTACTGGTGGCAACTCCACTCAAGAGGCAATTGAATTAACTAAATATGCAAAAAGCGTTGGCGCTGATGCAAGCTTGCAGGTAGTTCCTTATTACAACAAGCCAACCCAAGAGGGTATGTATGCCCACTTTAAGAAGATTGCTGAATCAGTAGATCTGCCGGTTATTTTGTACAACGTGCCAGGTAGAACAGTTGCCGATATGGCGGGTGACACAGTAGTTCGTCTTGCCGGTGTTCCTGGAATTATTGGCATCAAGGATGCTACAGGAAGCTTGGAGCGCGGAACCTTGTTAATCAATGATCTCAAGCGTGCAGGCCATAGCGATTTCTCAGTATTTTCTGGCGACGATTTAACTGCGGCGATGTTGATGTTGATGGGTGGCAAAGGCAATATCTCTGTTACCGCTAACGTTGCACCGCGCTTAATGCATGAGCTCTGCGTTGCAGCCATGTCTGATGACGTTAAAAGAACCCGTGAGATTCAGTATCAGTTGATTGCCGTGCACAAGGCAATGTTTACTGAAGCTAACCCTATTCCAGTGAAGTGGGCCCTGCATGAGATGGGCAAGATCGCTTCCGGCATTCGTTTGCCACTAACCCCTTTGAGCAGTTCTTTGCGAGAGCTTTTGAAGGCAGCATTAAAACAGGCCAACTTAATATGA
- the bamC gene encoding outer membrane protein assembly factor BamC, producing the protein MMNLFHMYRRYLSILAMVFIASAVLTGCKSVTSSDTVDYKSAGAVRGPNLAYPPDLITAQADRRYIVQDGTATMSEYNAAVKKSAQMRSNVLSGIPGMRIARDGERRWLVVEKPAPELYPQVKDFWQENGFLLVVDSPSTGIMETDWAENRAKIAQDFIRSVLGSVLDTVYDSGERDKYKTRLEVSKPNETEIYITQKGALEKCVTDATGSCLYTIWTPRPNDPELEAAFLARLMERLGMTQEQAKAIVAAPLGPKTPKAKFVQDGTNQAHIELSVGFDRSWRDVGLALDRSNFTVEDRNRSTGIYYVRYVNAKDVGDSKGFFSNLFSSKDDSSLKAKKYQVVLKTTGENSVSVYALDADGKPENTPAGIQLLTLLTEQLSR; encoded by the coding sequence ATGATGAATTTGTTCCACATGTACCGTCGATATTTATCGATTCTGGCTATGGTGTTTATAGCCTCTGCAGTTTTGACTGGATGCAAATCCGTTACCAGTAGCGATACGGTAGATTACAAGAGTGCCGGTGCTGTACGTGGACCCAATTTGGCATATCCGCCAGACTTGATTACAGCGCAAGCGGACCGTCGCTACATTGTTCAGGACGGCACGGCAACCATGTCTGAATACAATGCGGCTGTAAAAAAGTCGGCACAAATGCGTAGCAACGTTTTGAGCGGCATCCCTGGTATGCGTATCGCTCGCGATGGTGAGCGACGTTGGTTGGTGGTTGAGAAGCCAGCCCCAGAGCTGTACCCGCAAGTAAAAGATTTCTGGCAAGAGAATGGATTCTTGTTGGTGGTGGACTCTCCATCGACCGGCATTATGGAAACCGATTGGGCTGAAAACCGCGCCAAAATTGCCCAAGACTTTATTCGCTCAGTATTGGGATCGGTGCTAGATACGGTGTATGACTCAGGCGAACGTGATAAGTACAAAACACGTTTAGAAGTTAGCAAGCCAAATGAGACTGAGATCTACATCACCCAGAAAGGCGCCTTAGAGAAATGCGTTACCGATGCTACAGGCTCTTGTTTGTACACCATATGGACACCTCGTCCAAACGACCCTGAATTAGAGGCTGCTTTCTTGGCTCGTTTGATGGAGCGCTTGGGTATGACTCAAGAGCAGGCCAAGGCAATAGTGGCGGCACCATTAGGTCCTAAGACACCTAAGGCGAAGTTTGTGCAAGATGGAACGAATCAGGCTCATATCGAGCTCAGCGTTGGATTTGATCGCTCTTGGCGTGATGTTGGCTTGGCATTGGATCGCTCAAACTTTACAGTTGAAGATCGCAATCGATCAACAGGTATTTACTACGTTCGCTATGTTAATGCAAAGGATGTGGGTGACTCCAAAGGCTTCTTCTCCAATCTCTTTAGCAGCAAGGATGATTCAAGCTTGAAAGCTAAAAAGTACCAAGTGGTATTAAAAACTACTGGAGAAAATTCTGTAAGCGTATATGCACTCGACGCTGATGGTAAGCCTGAAAATACACCTGCTGGAATCCAGCTCTTGACTCTCTTAACAGAACAGCTTTCCCGCTAA
- a CDS encoding cupin domain-containing protein, producing MVRGAIPAFALSSQQGESLASPISAKELAAFAQDEMVESRLVKSKPWSFDMGPFSKKAIPAIDKPNWTLLLQGMEAHHPAAAHTLSWFRFIPDARLDDLMISIAGIGGGVGPHFDSYDVFLIQMSGRRQWKISEQKDLSLSPDLPLKILKNFKPKNEWVLEPGDMLYLPPHVAHDGIALDAGCQTWSVGFRSPSFKELLQEGLWRLAESLDDIPGLENKFADPKQGATDRAEQLPDELIKQIELKLKELKLDRVSQFLPGITAYLSEPKQQALFDAPGAPLNPNAFIKKLATHELVCSPQTRILSLQKQVFCNGENMTQSQTPDIVRAWQELSANKALRAQKLGNINASSLYEAYLAGWLIFEG from the coding sequence ATGGTTCGCGGCGCAATCCCTGCTTTTGCCCTGAGCTCACAACAGGGAGAGTCATTAGCAAGCCCTATTTCTGCAAAAGAACTTGCTGCTTTTGCCCAAGATGAAATGGTCGAGTCTCGCCTAGTGAAATCCAAGCCCTGGAGTTTTGATATGGGGCCGTTTTCTAAAAAGGCGATTCCTGCTATCGATAAGCCGAACTGGACTTTATTACTTCAAGGCATGGAGGCACACCACCCTGCTGCCGCACATACCCTCTCTTGGTTTAGATTTATTCCAGATGCGCGCCTTGATGACTTAATGATCAGCATCGCTGGCATTGGTGGCGGCGTCGGACCTCACTTTGACTCATACGATGTTTTCTTAATCCAGATGTCGGGGAGACGGCAATGGAAAATTTCCGAGCAAAAAGATTTGAGCCTTAGCCCCGATCTCCCTTTGAAAATTCTGAAAAACTTCAAACCAAAAAACGAATGGGTGCTTGAACCAGGCGACATGCTCTACTTGCCACCTCATGTAGCCCATGATGGCATTGCTTTAGATGCTGGGTGTCAAACCTGGTCCGTTGGATTTAGATCCCCCAGTTTTAAAGAATTACTACAAGAAGGACTTTGGCGCCTAGCCGAGTCACTCGACGATATTCCAGGGCTTGAGAATAAGTTTGCAGATCCAAAGCAAGGCGCTACAGATCGTGCCGAGCAACTACCCGATGAACTCATTAAGCAAATTGAACTCAAATTGAAAGAACTCAAGCTTGATCGGGTGAGCCAATTTTTACCCGGGATTACAGCTTACCTATCAGAGCCTAAACAACAAGCCCTCTTCGATGCCCCTGGCGCGCCATTAAATCCCAATGCGTTTATCAAAAAACTTGCTACTCACGAACTCGTTTGTAGTCCGCAAACTCGTATTCTGAGTCTGCAAAAACAGGTGTTTTGCAACGGGGAAAACATGACACAAAGCCAGACCCCAGACATTGTCCGTGCCTGGCAAGAGCTTTCCGCAAATAAGGCCCTAAGAGCCCAAAAATTAGGCAATATCAATGCCAGCAGTCTTTATGAGGCTTATTTGGCAGGTTGGTTGATTTTTGAGGGCTAA
- a CDS encoding FKBP-type peptidyl-prolyl cis-trans isomerase, which translates to MVSLRYKLTDAQNNLIEEPDSPMVYLHGGYEGTFPKIETLLEGQDIGYEATIQLEPNEAFGEYDPELLKIEPRVRFPEPLEVGMQFEGVPDAEEGSDASVDTDADDEPLIYTVTDVADDSQVVLDGNHPLAGMALRFWVQVEDVCAATEAEIENRHPEGGESFTFGMPNEDDGDEEGEFPGGALGSGNSNPRTLH; encoded by the coding sequence ATCGTATCCCTGCGTTATAAGTTAACCGATGCGCAAAATAATCTCATCGAGGAACCAGATTCTCCGATGGTATACCTGCACGGTGGTTATGAGGGTACTTTCCCAAAAATTGAGACATTGTTAGAAGGTCAGGATATTGGCTATGAAGCCACTATTCAATTGGAGCCTAATGAGGCTTTTGGCGAGTACGATCCTGAACTTCTAAAAATAGAGCCACGTGTACGCTTTCCCGAACCGCTTGAAGTAGGGATGCAGTTTGAGGGCGTACCTGATGCCGAAGAAGGTTCAGATGCGAGCGTTGACACTGATGCCGATGACGAGCCATTGATTTACACGGTGACCGATGTTGCCGATGACAGCCAAGTTGTGTTGGATGGTAACCATCCATTAGCTGGCATGGCATTACGTTTTTGGGTGCAAGTAGAAGATGTGTGCGCTGCTACTGAAGCTGAAATAGAAAACCGTCATCCTGAAGGTGGCGAGAGCTTTACTTTTGGTATGCCAAATGAGGATGACGGCGACGAGGAAGGTGAATTTCCTGGTGGTGCCTTAGGTTCCGGTAATTCAAACCCACGCACGCTGCATTAA
- the cysE gene encoding serine O-acetyltransferase has translation MSNSLFDQVDSIIARDPAARNRLEVITCYQGLHAVWLHRISHFLWGIGLKWFARLLSMFSRFITGIEIHPGAKIGRRVFLDHGLGIVIGETTEIGDDCTIYQGVTLGGTSLYKGVKRHPTLGKGVVVSAGAKVLGGFTVGDGARVGSNAVVLKEIPAGATAVGIPARILHPDLPQGADIKAKEYFQAYGVTPNVDDPVSMALKGLIDATIEQEAKIAALENALAKLSNTPKDAAGPSDTKRDLDAIKEWLKE, from the coding sequence ATGTCAAATTCACTATTCGATCAAGTCGACTCCATCATTGCCAGAGATCCCGCTGCGAGAAATCGTCTAGAGGTCATCACCTGCTATCAAGGTCTGCATGCTGTTTGGCTGCATCGTATCTCTCACTTTTTGTGGGGCATTGGCCTGAAGTGGTTTGCTCGCTTGCTGTCGATGTTCTCTCGCTTCATTACCGGGATTGAAATTCATCCGGGCGCAAAGATTGGTCGTCGCGTATTTTTAGATCACGGCTTAGGTATTGTGATTGGTGAAACAACTGAAATTGGTGATGACTGCACCATCTACCAAGGCGTTACCTTAGGAGGTACATCGCTTTATAAAGGCGTTAAGCGTCACCCCACTCTTGGTAAAGGTGTAGTTGTCAGTGCGGGCGCAAAAGTATTGGGCGGCTTTACAGTCGGCGACGGAGCTCGCGTTGGTTCTAATGCGGTTGTCTTAAAAGAAATTCCAGCGGGCGCTACAGCAGTAGGTATACCTGCGCGCATTCTTCATCCAGACTTACCTCAGGGTGCCGACATTAAAGCCAAAGAGTATTTTCAAGCTTACGGCGTTACACCCAATGTGGATGACCCTGTATCTATGGCTCTTAAGGGTTTGATCGATGCAACGATTGAACAAGAAGCCAAGATTGCTGCACTAGAAAACGCGCTAGCTAAACTGAGCAACACACCAAAAGATGCCGCCGGTCCTAGCGATACGAAGCGTGATCTTGATGCCATTAAAGAATGGCTCAAAGAGTAA
- a CDS encoding RNA methyltransferase — protein sequence MNSKKSQLLRWVLVETSHPGNAGSAARALKTMGFGDLHLINPKIKGVAKESEAIALASGAADILESSQETDSLESAVEGCSLVLGLTSRDREFGPPALDWPTARDMIREVIQGNGKVALLFGPERTGLDNEHLALCTHRVWLDANPAYPSLNLAQALMVCAYTLREALKDDSKGENAGLLGNREEMADFADPAAIAAMLEHWREGLEAIGYLDPANPKKLMPRLQALFARTRLHKEEIDLLRGIAKQMLQKK from the coding sequence ATGAATTCTAAGAAATCCCAATTACTTCGCTGGGTGCTGGTGGAAACCAGCCACCCCGGTAATGCGGGTTCTGCTGCAAGAGCCCTTAAAACCATGGGCTTTGGCGATTTACACCTCATTAATCCAAAGATTAAAGGGGTTGCTAAAGAATCCGAGGCAATTGCCCTGGCAAGCGGTGCTGCTGATATTTTGGAATCCTCCCAAGAAACTGACTCCCTTGAGTCAGCTGTTGAGGGATGCTCCTTGGTGCTGGGCTTAACCAGTCGCGATCGTGAATTTGGGCCTCCAGCCCTCGATTGGCCAACAGCCCGAGACATGATTCGGGAAGTCATTCAAGGCAATGGCAAGGTTGCCCTACTTTTTGGCCCTGAGCGTACCGGTCTAGATAATGAACATTTGGCTTTATGTACCCATCGGGTCTGGTTAGACGCCAATCCAGCCTATCCATCACTAAACCTTGCTCAGGCCCTCATGGTTTGCGCCTACACCCTTAGAGAGGCCTTAAAAGACGATTCTAAAGGGGAAAATGCTGGTTTATTGGGCAATAGAGAAGAAATGGCGGATTTTGCCGATCCAGCTGCCATTGCCGCCATGCTGGAGCACTGGCGCGAAGGACTGGAGGCTATTGGGTATTTAGACCCGGCAAATCCCAAGAAACTCATGCCTCGCCTGCAGGCATTATTTGCAAGAACCCGCCTGCATAAAGAAGAGATTGATCTTTTGCGAGGCATTGCAAAACAGATGCTCCAGAAAAAATAA